One window from the genome of Saccharomyces mikatae IFO 1815 strain IFO1815 genome assembly, chromosome: 4 encodes:
- the SEC7 gene encoding Arf family guanine nucleotide exchange factor SEC7 (similar to Saccharomyces cerevisiae SEC7 (YDR170C); ancestral locus Anc_8.368) encodes MSEQNSVANAEGNDVEMSPKVEATSSNNLAIQSQNDMKEEAKKTTNNVQKHGEAEKVGNASETDDINDNVNDNGNENEGEENENEDDDDDEDDDEDEDDDDDEDDDDDDDDDDDDDDNDDDSSSSETSSEDAEDSESISGESAGSSSGEDEESDESDGSTSDNSSGNESASEEENGGNTNEPIVNHQDNVPVNDNTVAQSTHRRNISLSSNGSNTNSTIILVKTTLETILNDKDIKKNSNAQKAIERTLQKFKEFDPQSTNNGHYVDSILVFEALRASCRTKSSKIQSLALDCLSKLFSFRSLDETLLVNPPDSLASNDQQQDATDGITPPPKHKIIDAAIDTISDCFQGEGTDERVELQIVRALSSCILEEDSSSLCHGASLLKAIRTIYNVFVFSLSASNQGIAQATLTQIISSVYDKIDLKQTASSTVSLSTKTHQQQSVTELSDPSENVETPAPLTLENMDKLNDDEERLMDAQQPDSNAVTNQDLAVKDAFLVFRVMAKICAKPLETELDMRSHAVRSKLLSLHIIYSIIKDHIDVFLSHNIFLPGKERVCFIDSIRQYLRLVLSRNAASPLAPVFEVTLEIMWLLIANLRADFVKEIPVFLTEIYFPISELTTSTSQQKRYFLSVVQRICNDPRTLVEFYLNYDCNPGMPNVMEITVDYLTRLALTRVEITQTQRSYYDEQISKSLSTYNFSQLPLLTSSNLSSTPDVGQVNLLFPLDFALKMVSLNCIVSVLRSLSSWAHKALNPNPSASNKVPLNPTTSGIQESRSSLSNDIRSSTMASNDDFKPTYEDEESRSLSSQNIDADDPTQFENLKLRKTALSECIAIFNNKPKKAIPVLIQKGFLKDDSPASIAKWLLETEGLDKAVVGDYLGEGEDKNIAIMHAFVDEFDFTGMSIVDALRSFLQSFRLPGEGQKIDRFMLKFAERFVDQNPGIFSKADTAYVLSYSLIMLNTDLHSSQIKNKMSLQEFLENNEGIDNGRDLPKEFLEGLFNEIANNEIKLISEQHQAMLSGDNNIVQQQQSAFNFFNSRDLTREAYNQVSKEISSKTELVFKNLNKNKGSPGVYYAASHVEHVKSIFDTLWMSFLAALTPPFKDYDDIDTTNKCLEGLKISIKIASTFRINDARTSFVGALVQFCNLQNLEEIKIKNVNAMVILLEVALSEGNFLMGSWKDVLLVVSQMERLQLISKGIDRDTVPDVAQARVANPRVSYESSRSNNTSFFDVWGKKATPTELAQEKHHNQTLSPEISKFISSSELVVLMDNIFTKSSELSGNAIVDFIKALTAVSLEEIESSENASTPRMFSLQKMVDVCYYNMDRIKLEWTPLWAVMGKAFNKIATNSNLAVVFFAIDSLRQLSMRFLDIEELSGFEFQHDFLKPFEYTVQNSGNTEVQEMIIECFRNFILTKSERIKSGWKPILESLQYTARSGTEFIVLKTQLLVSNDIVTNHFENVFSQEDAFSELVGVFREITKNKRFQKLSLHALESLRKMTQNVADICFYNENKTEEERKHNKTLLRGKDIFQDVWFPMLFCFNDTIMTAEDLEVRSRALNYMFDALVAYGSKFNDDFWEKICKKLLFPIFGVLSKHWEVNQFNSHDDLSVWLSTTLIQALRNLIALFTHYFESLKKMLDGFLGLLVSCICQENDTIARIGRSCLQQLILQNVTKFNGYHWNQIGDVFDKLFDLTTANELFDYDPLQQGRKPSISHHQTTTDTYQHSDNDNNDRDENDSNISETVERAHQEESSEDVGGDMVGNLSGETELNNGNAIPTVKDGLTSKAASLNVPKRTKHMKRSESNEDIRRRIDIKNSIVVKCVLQLLMIELLNELFENEDFAHCIPFKEATRITRLLEKSYEFSRDFNEDYGLRTRLVEARVVDKIPNLLKQETSAAAVLLDIMFQLYLNDDEKKADLINRLITICIQVVEGYVSLDDRTMERSINAWRSVIVEILQGYYEFDDEDFRLYSPAMYALVIQILDKSVPTELRHAIKQFLSRVGELYLSTD; translated from the coding sequence ATGTCTGAGCAGAATTCAGTAGCAAATGCTGAAGGAAATGATGTGGAGATGTCTCCAAAAGTAGAGGCCACTTCTTCAAACAATCTAGCTATACAATCACAGAACGatatgaaagaagaagctaAAAAGACAACTAATAATGTACAAAAACACGGAGAGGCTGAAAAGGTTGGCAATGCGTCAGAGACAGATGATATAAATGACAATGTCAATGACAATGGAAACGAAAATGAgggtgaagaaaatgaaaatgaagatgacgatgacgatgaagatgacgatgaagatgaagatgacgatgacgatgaagatgacgatgacgatgacgatgacgatgacgatgacgatgacaATGACGATGACAGCAGTAGTTCTGAAACCAGCTCCGAGGATGCGGAAGATTCTGAATCAATCTCAGGGGAAAGTGCTGGCAGCAGCTCTggagaagatgaagaatctGACGAAAGCGACGGAAGTACCTCTGATAACTCCTCTGGAAATGAAAGCGCgtcagaagaagaaaatggtgGAAATACTAACGAACCAATTGTCAACCATCAAGATAACGTTCCCGTTAACGATAATACTGTCGCGCAGTCTACCCATAGAAGAAACATCTCATTATCCTCGAATGGTTCAAACACCAATTCAACTATTATTCTGGTAAAGACTACGTTGGAGACTATTTTGAATGACAAGgatattaaaaaaaattcgaaCGCTCAAAAGGCTATCGAACGGACATTACAAAAGTTTAAAGAATTCGACCCGCAAAGCACGAATAACGGACATTACGTCGATTCCATACTGGTTTTCGAAGCACTGAGGGCAAGCTGTCGTACTAAGTCCTCCAAAATCCAAAGTCTTGCTTTGGATTGTCTGTCAAaactattttctttcagatCCCTAGATGAAACATTGTTGGTGAATCCCCCTGATTCTTTAGCCTCTAACGATCAACAACAAGACGCCACCGATGGTATAACGCCGCCTCCAAAACATAAAATTATAGACGCTGCAATTGATACCATCTCAGACTGTTTCCAAGGGGAAGGTACTGATGAACGTGTGGAATTACAAATCGTTAGGGCACTATCTAGTTGCATTTTAGAAGAGGATTCAAGTTCCTTATGTCATGGTGCTTCCTTGTTAAAGGCCATCAGAACAATCTACAACGTTTTCGTCTTTTCCTTGAGCGCATCCAATCAAGGTATCGCGCAAGCCACTTTGACGCAAATCATTAGTTCAGTGTATGATAAAATTGATCTCAAACAAACTGCCTCTTCAACAGTGTCTCTATCAACAAAAACTCATCAACAACAATCTGTTACAGAACTTTCCGATCCTTCCGAAAATGTGGAAACACCGGCTCCCTTGACTTTAGAGAATATGGATAAGTtgaatgatgatgaggaaaGACTGATGGATGCTCAACAGCCTGATTCTAATGCAGTCACTAACCAAGACCTAGCGGTTAAGGATGCGTTCTTAGTGTTCAGAGTCATGGCAAAAATATGTGCTAAACCATTAGAAACAGAACTCGACATGAGATCACATGCTGTTAGGTCAAAACTTTTATCTCTCCACATAATTTACTCTATCATAAAAGATCATATTGACGTGTTCCTTTCCCAtaacatttttttaccGGGAAAGGAGCGTGTCTGTTTTATCGATTCAATTAGACAATATCTACGCCTTGTGTTGTCAAGAAATGCTGCCTCGCCTTTGGCTCCCGTTTTCGAAGTTACTTTAGAAATTATGTGGTTACTAATTGCTAATTTAAGGGCAGACTTCGTAAAAGAGATTCCGGTATTTTTAACAGAAATTTACTTTCCTATTTCAGAATTAACTACTTCCACCTCTCAACAGAAGAGGTATTTTTTGAGTGTTGTTCAACGAATCTGTAACGACCCAAGAACTTTAGTTGAATTTTACTTAAACTATGATTGCAATCCTGGAATGCCAAATGTTATGGAGATAACTGTCGATTATTTAACAAGATTGGCTTTAACTAGGGTAGAAATTACCCAAACTCAAAGATCATATTACGATGaacaaatatcaaaatcatTATCCACTTACAATTTCTCGCAGTTACCCCTCTTGACTTCTTCCAATTTGTCTTCAACTCCTGATGTTGGCCAAGTAAATTTACTTTTCCCCCTTGATTTTGCTCTCAAAATGGTGTCACTGAATTGCATTGTGTCAGTTCTACGTTCCTTGAGCTCATGGGCCCATAAAGCTTTAAATCCAAACCCAAGTGCTTCTAATAAGGTGCCACTAAACCCAACTACCTCGGGTATTCAAGAATCTAGATCATCTTTGAGTAACGATATAAGATCCTCCACTATGGCCAGTAACGACGACTTCAAACCAACatatgaagatgaagaaagcaGATCGTTGAGTAGTCAAAACATTGATGCAGATGATCCCACccaatttgaaaatctaaaattaagaaaaacGGCTTTGTCAGAATGTATTgctattttcaataataaaccTAAAAAAGCTATTCCAGTACTCATTCAAAAGGGATTTTTGAAGGACGATTCTCCAGCTTCCATTGCAAAGTGGTTACTGGAAACGGAGGGCTTAGATAAGGCTGTTGTTGGTGATTATTTAGGTGAAGGTGAGGACAAGAACATTGCCATAATGCATGCAtttgttgatgaatttgaCTTTACTGGTATGTCCATTGTTGACGCATTAAGGTCCTTTTTACAGAGTTTCAGGTTACCAGGCGAAGGCCAAAAAATCGATAGATTCATGCTGAAATTTGCGGAAAGATTTGTCGATCAAAACCCCGGGATCTTTTCGAAAGCAGATACTGCATACGTGCTTTCGTATTCTTTAATTATGTTGAATACTGATTTACATTCATCtcaaatcaaaaacaagATGTCCTTGCAGGagtttttggaaaacaacGAAGGTATTGATAATGGAAGAGATTTACCAAAGGAATTCTTGGAAGGCTTATTTAATGAAATTGCcaataatgaaatcaaaCTGATCTCCGAACAGCATCAAGCAATGCTTTCAGGTgacaataatattgttcaacagcaacaatcagctttcaacttttttaattctcGTGACTTAACAAGAGAGGCATATAATcaagtttcaaaagaaatttcatcTAAAACCGAGTTAGtcttcaaaaacttgaataaaaataaaggcaGCCCAGGAGTCTATTATGCAGCCTCTCATGTTGAACATGTGAAATCCATTTTCGATACACTTTGGATGTCATTTTTAGCAGCATTAACTCCACCTTTTAAGGATTATGACGACATCGACACAACAAATAAATGTTTAGAAGGTTTGAAGATATCGATTAAGATTGCTTCCACTTTTAGAATCAATGATGCTAGAACGTCTTTTGTGGGTGCCTTAGTTCAATTTTGTAATCTTCAAAAccttgaagaaataaaaattaaGAATGTCAATGCAATGGtaattcttcttgaagTTGCATTATCTgaaggaaattttttgatgggTTCCTGGAAGGACGTTTTACTAGTAGTGTCTCAGATGGAAAGATTGCAATTAATTTCTAAAGGTATCGATAGAGATACTGTTCCAGATGTTGCACAAGCTCGTGTTGCAAATCCTAGAGTTTCCTATGAATCATCAAGATCCAATAACACATCATTTTTCGATGTTTGGGGAAAGAAGGCTACACCTACCGAATTGGCTCAAGAAAAACACCACAATCAAACCTTATCGCCTgagatttcaaaattcatttCATCTAGCGAACTAGTTGTTTTGATGGACAACATATTTACCAAAAGTTCGGAATTGTCAGGTAATGCTATCGTTGATTTTATTAAGGCTCTGACTGCCGtttctttggaagaaattgaatcATCTGAGAATGCCTCCACTCCTAgaatgttttctttgcaaaaaatgGTCGATGTTTGTTACTACAATATGGATCGTATCAAATTAGAATGGACACCGCTTTGGGCTGTTATGGGAAAagctttcaacaaaattgCTACAAACTCTAACTTAGCTGTTGTATTTTTTGCTATCGATTCTCTACGTCAATTGTCCATGAGATTTCTAGATATTGAAGAGTTATCAGGTTTTGAATTTCAGCACGACTTTTTGAAACCGTTCGAATATACAGTTCAAAATAGTGGTAATACTGAAGTTCAAGAAATGATTATTGAGTGTTTTAGAAACTTTATATTAACAAAATcggaaagaataaaatctGGCTGGAAACCTATTCTTGAGTCTTTACAATATACGGCTCGTTCAGGCACTGAATTTATCGTATTAAAAACCCAACTGTTGGTCAGCAACGATATTGTGACGAATCACTTTGAAAACGTATTCTCCCAAGAGGATGCCTTTTCTGAATTGGTTGGTGTTTTCAGAGAAATTACGAAGAATAAGAGGTTTCAGAAGCTATCTCTGCATGCTTTGGAGTCACTAAGAAAGATGACACAAAACGTTGCAGACATTTGCTTTTACAACGAAAATAagactgaagaagaaagaaaacataaTAAAACTCTACTACGTGGAAAAGATATATTCCAGGATGTTTGGTTCCCCATGCTATTCTGCTTTAATGACACCATCATGACCGCCGAAGATCTAGAAGTAAGGTCACGTGCATTAAACTATATGTTCGACGCTTTAGTAGCATATGGTAGCAAGTTCAACGATGATTTTTGGGAAAAGATTTGTAAGAAGTTGCTATTTCCAATTTTTGGTGTATTATCAAAACATTGGGAAGTCAACCAATTTAACAGTCATGATGATTTGAGCGTTTGGCTTTCGACTACATTAATTCAAGCCCTAAGAAATTTAATTGCTCTCTTTACACATTACTTTGAATCgttaaagaaaatgctgGATGGATTCTTAGGTTTGCTAGTATCATGCATTTgtcaagaaaatgatactATTGCTAGAATTGGAAGGTCTTGCCTACAGCAATTGATACTACAAAATGTAACCAAATTTAATGGGTATCATTGGAACCAAATAGGTGACGTATTCGATAAACTGTTCGATTTAACCACTGCTAATGAGTTATTCGATTATGATCCATTGCAACAAGGAAGAAAACCatctatttctcatcacCAAACCACCACTGATACATATCAACACTcagataatgataataacgACAGGGATGAAAATGATTCTAATATCAGCGAAACAGTAGAAAGAGCGCATCAAGAAGAATCCAGCGAGGATGTTGGCGGCGACATGGTGGGAAATCTCAGCGGAGAAACCGAACTTAACAATGGCAACGCCATACCGACTGTGAAAGACGGATTAACCTCAAAAGCCGCTAGTCTGAATGTTCCTAAAAGAACTAAGCACATGAAACGTAGTGAGAGTAACGAAGATATACGTAGAAGGATAGACATCAAAAATTCTATTGTTGTCAAATGTGTTTTGCAACTCCTAATGATAGAACTGCTGAATgaattatttgaaaatgaggaTTTTGCGCATTGTATTCCTTTCAAAGAGGCCACTAGAATTACAAGATTGTTGGAGAAATCATATGAATTCTCTCGTGATTTTAATGAGGATTATGGATTGAGAACAAGATTAGTAGAAGCTCGTGTGGTTGATAAAATTCCAAATTTGTTGAAGCAAGAAACCAGTGCTGCCGCTGTACTTCTCGACATTATGTTTCAGTTATATCTGAACGATGACGAGAAGAAGGCCGATTTAATAAATCGTTTGATCACAATTTGCATTCAGGTCGTCGAAGGTTACGTTTCCTTAGATGACAGAACCATGGAACGTAGTATCAACGCCTGGCGATCTGTGATTGTTGAAATATTGCAAGGTTACTATGagtttgatgatgaagactTTAGACTGTACTCTCCGGCTATGTATGCATTGGTGATTCAGATATTAGACAAGAGTGTTCCAACGGAGTTGAGACATGCTATCAAACAATTTTTAAGCAGAGTCGGTGAACTATACCTTTCTACTGATTGA
- the HSP42 gene encoding heat shock protein HSP42 (similar to Saccharomyces cerevisiae HSP42 (YDR171W); ancestral locus Anc_8.369) yields the protein MSFYQPSLSLYDVLNALSNQTGQREQQGFSRQSPRPPRYHPHYGQVHVGGHHPPHHHPLYNRYNGGPNTYYYRFPGQAYYYSPEYGYEQEDGEEEDQDEDMVGDTGAARQEDEEGASTSRRYPSYYHGNATRNSKNNQQANSLNDLLSALIGVPPYEGSEPEIESTTEQGAGKGKENEKPERSEEGTAESDKSQLLSQPEASSRPPLGKKSSSFAHLQAPSPIPDPLQVSKPETRMDLPFSPEVNVYDTEDTYVVVLALPGANSKAFHIDYHPSSHEMLIKGKIEDRVGIDEKFLKITELKYGAFERTVKFPVLPRIKDEEIKATYNNGLLQIRVPKIVDDTEKPKPKKRITIEEIPDEELEFEENPNPTAK from the coding sequence atgagTTTCTATCAACCATCCTTATCTCTTTATGACGTTTTGAACGCCTTATCCAATCAAACTGGCCAGAGAGAGCAACAAGGGTTTTCTCGCCAATCACCAAGACCACCGAGGTATCATCCTCATTATGGACAGGTGCATGTGGGTGGTCATCATCCACCCCATCATCACCCCTTGTATAACAGATACAATGGCGGCCCTAATACCTACTACTACCGATTTCCTGGACAAGCCTATTACTATAGTCCTGAATACGGTTACGAGCAAGAGGatggtgaagaagaggatcaagatgaagatatggTGGGTGACACGGGTGCTGCAAGacaagaagatgaggaagGGGCCAGCACTTCGAGAAGGTATCCATCGTATTATCATGGAAATGCTACTAGGAACAGTAAGAACAACCAGCAGGCAAATAGTTTGAACGACTTGCTGAGTGCATTAATAGGCGTTCCACCTTACGAAGGTAGCGAACCAGAAATTGAATCAACTACCGAACAAGGGGctggaaaaggaaaagaaaacgagAAGCCGGAGAGATCTGAGGAAGGAACCGCGGAAAGCGACAAAAGCCAACTTTTAAGTCAACCAGAGGCGTCTTCGAGACCACCATTAGGCAAAAAATCCTCCTCATTTGCTCATTTACAAGCGCCTTCCCCAATTCCTGATCCGCTACAGGTTTCCAAGCCTGAAACGAGAATGGATCTGCCATTTTCACCAGAAGTGAACGTCTACGATACTGAAGACACTTACGTGGTTGTTCTTGCGCTACCCGGGGCTAATTCTAAGGCCTTCCATATTGATTACCACCCGTCTTCCCATGAGATGCTTATCAAGGGCAAAATCGAAGATAGAGTCGGTATCGATGAGAAGTTTCTAAAAATTACAGAACTGAAGTATGGTGCATTCGAGAGAACCGTTAAATTTCCTGTACTGCCACGTattaaagatgaagaaattaaggCCACCTATAACAATGGTCTGCTACAGATCAGGGTACCTAAAATTGTTGATGATACGGAGAAACcaaaaccaaaaaagagaattacGATTGAAGAAATACCAGACGAAGAGTTGgagtttgaagaaaatcctAACCCTACAGCAAAATAA
- the SUP35 gene encoding translation termination factor GTPase eRF3 (similar to Saccharomyces cerevisiae SUP35 (YDR172W); ancestral locus Anc_8.370) — MSDSNQGNNQQNYQQYNQNPNQQQGNNRYQGYQAYNAQAQPASGHYQNYQGYSGYQQGAFQQYNPEAGYQQQYNPQGGYQQYNSQGGYQQQFNPQGGRGNYQNINYNSNIQGYQAGFQPQSQSMSLNDFQKQQKQAAPKPKKTLKLVSSSGIKLANATKKVDTKPSETEKKEEVKPVETKKPIKVEEPVKKEEMPVKAEEKKEEKSELPKVGDLKISESTDNSNTTSATSADALIKEQEEEVDDEVVNDMFGGKDHVSLIFMGHVDAGKSTMGGNLLYLTGSVDKRTIEKYEREAKDAGRQGWYLSWVMDTNKEERNDGKTIEVGKAYFETEKRRYTILDAPGHKMYVSEMIGGASQADVGVLVISARKGEYETGFERGGQTREHALLAKTQGVNKMVVVVNKMDDPTVNWSKERYDQCVSNVSNFLKAIGYNIKTDVVFMPVSGYSGANLKNRVDPKECPWYTGPTLLEYLDTMNHVDRHINAPFMLPIAAKMKDLGTIVEGKIESGHIKKGQSTLLMPNKTAVEIQNIYNETENEVDMAMCGEQVKLRIKGVEEEDISPGFVLTSPKNPIKSVTKFVAQIAIVELKSIIAAGFSCVMHVHTAIEEVHIVKLLHKLEKGTNRKSKKPPAFAKKGMKVIAVLETEAPVCVETYQDYPQLGRFTLRDQGATIAIGKIVKIAE, encoded by the coding sequence ATGTCTGATTCAAACCAAGGTAATAATCAGCAAAACTACCAGCAATACAACCAAAACCCCAACCAACAGCAAGGTAACAATAGATACCAAGGTTATCAAGCTTATAATGCTCAAGCGCAACCTGCAAGTGGCCATTACCAAAACTACCAAGGCTACTCTGGGTACCAACAAGGCGCTTTTCAACAGTACAACCCAGAGGCTGGCTACCAACAACAGTACAACCCCCAAGGTGGCTATCAACAATACAATTCCCAGGGCGGTTATCAGCAACAATTCAATCCACAAGGCGGTCGTGGAAATTACCAAAACATCAATTATAACAGCAATATACAAGGATACCAAGCTGGTTTTCAACCACAGTCTCAAAGTATGTCTTTAAATGACTTCCAAAAGCAACAAAAGCAAGCTGCGCCTAAGCCAAAGAAGACTTTGAAGCTTGTTTCCAGTTCTGGTATCAAGCTAGCTAATGCTACCAAGAAAGTTGATACAAAACCTTCCgaaactgaaaagaaagaggaagTCAAGCCTGTCGAAACCAAAAAACCAATTAAAGTTGAAGAACCAGTCAAGAAAGAGGAAATGCCAGTAAAGGccgaagaaaagaaggaagaaaagtcTGAACTGCCAAAAGTAGGAGACttaaaaatttctgaaTCGACAGATAACAGCAACACTACCAGTGCTACCAGTGCTGATGCCTTGATCAAAGAacaggaagaagaagttgatgATGAGGTTGTTAATGATATGTTCGGGGGCAAAGATCACGTTTCTTTAATCTTTATGGGTCATGTCGATGCTGGTAAGTCTACTATGGGTGGTAACTTACTGTACTTGACAGGCTCTGTGGATAAGAGAACTATAGAGAAATATGAAAGAGAGGCCAAGGATGCTGGTAGACAAGGTTGGTATTTGTCATGGGTCATGGATAccaacaaagaagaaagaaatgatggTAAGACCATTGAAGTTGGTAAGGCCTACTTCGAAACTGAGAAAAGGCGTTATACTATATTGGATGCTCCTGGTCATAAAATGTACGTTTCCGAAATGATTGGTGGTGCTTCTCAAGCTGATGTCGGTGTTTTAGTCATTTCTGCCAGAAAGGGTGAATACGAGACTGGTTTTGAAAGAGGTGGTCAAACTCGTGAACATGCCTTATTGGCCAAGACCCAAGGTGTTAATAAGATGGTTGTCGTCGTAAATAAAATGGATGATCCAACTGTCAATTGGTCCAAGGAACGTTATGATCAATGTGTAAGTAATGTCAgcaatttcttgaaagccATTGGCTATAACATCAAGACGGATGTTGTGTTTATGCCAGTATCAGGTTACAGTGGTGCAAACTTGAAAAACCGTGTAGATCCAAAAGAATGTCCATGGTATACTGGCCCAACTCTATTGGAGTATTTAGATACAATGAACCATGTCGATCGTCACATCAACGCTCCATTCATGTTGCCTATTGCCGCTAAGATGAAGGATCTGGGCACGATCGTTGAAGGTAAGATTGAATCTGGTCATATCAAGAAGGGTCAATCCACCCTATTAATGCCCAACAAAACGGCAGTGgaaattcaaaacatttataatgaaactgaaaaCGAAGTTGACATGGCTATGTGTGGTGAGCAAGTCAAGCTGAGAATTAAGGgtgttgaagaagaagatatttCCCCAGGGTTTGTACTAACATCACCAAAGAATCCTATCAAGAGTGTCACCAAGTTTGTGGCCCAAATTGCCATTGTCGAACTAAAATCTATTATAGCTGCTGGGTTTTCATGTGTTATGCATGTTCATACAgcaattgaagaagttcATATTGTTAAATTATTGCACAAATTGGAAAAGGGTACTAACCGTAAATCAAAGAAGCCACCTGCTTTTGCCAAGAAGGGTATGAAAGTCATTGCTGTTTTAGAGACTGAAGCTCCGGTTTGTGTCGAAACTTACCAGGATTACCCTCAGTTAGGTAGATTCACCTTAAGAGATCAAGGTGCTACAATAGCAATTGGTAAGATCGTTAAGATTGCTGAATGA
- the ARG82 gene encoding inositol polyphosphate multikinase (similar to Saccharomyces cerevisiae ARG82 (YDR173C); ancestral locus Anc_8.371) has product MDTVNNYRVLEHKAAGHDGTLTDGDGLLIFKPALPQEMEFYKAIQARGMNQKESLSGRDAPLCSWMPTYLGILDEGTKVEKSDKSKFLQIDKRLSDSTDNLGSSQVQSEKGKQYLVLENLLHGFSKPNVLDIKLGKVLYDSKASLEKKERLKRVSETTTSGSLSFRICGMKIQKNPAIIKRLSPEYYEEEAGTDYVFINKLYGRSRTNQNVLDALELYFNNAHLSDARKHQLKKTFLKRLQLFYNTLLEEEVQMISSSLLFIFEGDPSRWDSLNDVDRLMRDDFIDDEEEEDGTDLVNTSGELEDRVANYLSSMSLIDFAHAEVTPGKGYDENVIEGVENLLDIFMKF; this is encoded by the coding sequence ATGGATACGGTAAACAATTATAGGGTTTTAGAGCATAAAGCTGCCGGTCACGATGGCACACTAACAGACGGTGATGGACTTTTAATCTTCAAACCGGCTTTGCCACAGGAAATGGAATTCTATAAAGCTATACAAGCGAGAGGTATGAACCAAAAGGAGTCACTGAGTGGTAGAGACGCTCCCTTATGCTCTTGGATGCCCACTTATCTTGGGATCTTAGATGAAGGCACAAAAGTTGAGAAAAGTGATAAATCTAAATTTCTGCAGATAGACAAACGGTTGAGTGATTCTACGGACAATCTTGGCTCGAGCCAAGTACAGTCTGAAAAGGGCAAACAGTATCTCGTTTTAGAAAATCTACTCCATGGGTTCAGTAAACCTAATGTGCTTGACATAAAGTTAGGCAAAGTATTGTATGATTCAAAGGCATCcttagaaaaaaaggagagGTTGAAGAGAGTCAGTGAGACGACCACTTCTGGCTCTTTGAGCTTTAGGATATGTGGTATGAAAATACAGAAAAATCCTGCTATAATAAAGCGGCTTTCGCCTGAATATTACGAGGAAGAAGCGGGTACTGATTATGTTTTTATAAATAAACTGTATGGTCGTTCAAGAACCAATCAAAACGTTCTTGATGCGCTTGAGCTTTACTTCAATAATGCTCATTTGTCGGATGCGAGGAAGCATCAACTGAAGAAGACGTTCTTGAAAAGATTGCAGCTGTTTTATAATACCcttttggaagaagaagtacAAATGATTTCAAGCAGTCTTTTATTTATCTTTGAAGGAGATCCCTCCCGATGGGATTCATTAAATGACGTCGATAGACTTATGAGAGACGATTTTATAGATGatgaggaggaggaggatGGAACTGATCTAGTAAATACCAGCGGGGAACTAGAGGATAGAGTAGCAAATTATTTGAGTTCTATGTCACTGATTGATTTTGCACATGCTGAAGTGACGCCGGGAAAAGGTTACGACGAAAACGTCATCGAAGGTGTTGAAAATTTGTTAGATATCTTTATGAAATTCTAA